One segment of Channa argus isolate prfri chromosome 17, Channa argus male v1.0, whole genome shotgun sequence DNA contains the following:
- the fam167ab gene encoding protein FAM167A, with the protein MMDKSSHPKIHLERIAVPEEVKCGESVDLPTDDHLMNLKALAEKLRLETRRPSYLEWKARLEVEPSRDPGSRNSPIQADAEGKQVTPKDTVVDVDAIQCKLPSGELKEFGNIDEALSWLRRELTDMRLQDQQLARQLMRLRSDINKLKIEQTCHLHRRMLNDATFGLEERDELSDLLCECPVTPGLGLSAPLRLIGVTKMNINSRRFSLC; encoded by the exons ATGATGGATAAATCATCACATCCCAAAATCCATTTGGAAAGAATTGCTGTCCCAGAGGAAGTAAAATGTGGGGAAAGTGTGGATTTGCCCACAGATGATCACCTCATGAACTTGAAAGCCTTGGCAGAGAAATTAAGACTGGAGACTAGGAGACCCTCTTACCTGGAATGGAAAGCCAGGTTGGAGGTGGAACCCTCTAGAGACCCAGGAAGCAGAAACAGCCCAATCCAAGCAGACGCAGAAGGGAAACAAGTCACACCCAAAGACACTGTGGTGGATGTTGATGCTATTCAGTGCAAGTTGCCATCAGGTGAACTGAAAGAGTTTGGGAACATCGATGAAGCTCTTAGTTGGCTCAGGAGAGAACTG acagacatgcgCTTGCAGGACCAGCAGCTGGCGAGGCAGCTCATGCGGCTCCGGAGCGACATCAATAAACTGAAGATCGAACAGACTTGCCACCTGCATCGCAGGATGCTTAATGACGCTACTTTTGGCCTCGAAGAGCGAGACGAACTGTCTGACCTCCTGTGTGAATGCCCAGTGACCCCGGGCCTCGGCCTCTCTGCCCCACTGAGACTTATCGGCGTCACAAAGATGAACATTAACTCCCGACGTTTCTCACTCTGCTAG